A genomic segment from Halomonas sp. GD1P12 encodes:
- a CDS encoding sodium:solute symporter family protein, giving the protein MSGSLLIIAAFMIIPLIVGVVSARQSQATSEDFFVQGRAMGSIAVFFTVAATWWSAFAFLGSNATFYTNGPVFLTALAWNLLFGFMYYWIGKRVWFLGKRFDYLTPSDLMGDFYNSEALRLTVAAITLIFTVPYLQIQLTGGAYLIEVASNGLIPFWLAALLFYFIIIIYVWIGGIRAIAWTDVIYGALLFFGMMYAGYYISTQVGGPVALFSQLQQSSPEHLTLPGPNGTMGYPMWFSLFVVTAIGAFMGPQIWLRMYSVKHGKLFNLMPFLLGLAAFAYVGSVLSGYSGVLLEPGVDNPDQILPIMLMEYAPYLLASLIMAAGASAAMSTANSQIHAVSTIVTMDIYKRYVNRDASQARIVTIGRYSLVGFSLAAYIMALAVPGVLVTIGIAALAGTAQLIVPTVGAITWKRAHPTAALVGLLGGVACVLLMTFGPLAAPFGFHAGVWGLLLNVALLMGLSMALARRDRDVVERFERARGEYDAEYHPERATDTPAVGETAGHRGL; this is encoded by the coding sequence ATGAGCGGCAGCCTATTGATCATCGCCGCGTTCATGATCATCCCCTTGATCGTGGGCGTCGTATCGGCACGGCAGTCCCAGGCCACCAGCGAGGACTTCTTCGTGCAAGGACGCGCGATGGGCAGCATCGCGGTCTTCTTCACCGTGGCGGCCACCTGGTGGAGCGCGTTTGCGTTTCTCGGCTCCAACGCCACTTTCTACACCAACGGGCCGGTCTTTCTGACCGCGCTTGCCTGGAATCTCTTGTTCGGGTTCATGTACTACTGGATCGGCAAGCGGGTCTGGTTTCTGGGTAAACGCTTTGACTATCTGACCCCGTCGGATCTGATGGGCGACTTCTACAACAGCGAAGCGCTTCGCCTCACCGTGGCGGCTATTACGCTGATCTTCACTGTGCCCTATCTGCAAATTCAGTTGACCGGTGGTGCTTACCTCATCGAAGTGGCCTCCAATGGGCTGATTCCTTTCTGGCTTGCGGCGCTGCTGTTCTATTTCATTATTATTATCTACGTGTGGATTGGCGGTATTCGTGCCATCGCCTGGACCGATGTCATTTACGGTGCCCTGCTCTTCTTCGGCATGATGTACGCGGGTTACTACATCTCGACCCAGGTAGGCGGCCCGGTCGCACTGTTCAGCCAGCTGCAGCAAAGCTCACCAGAGCACCTGACTCTGCCGGGGCCCAACGGCACCATGGGCTACCCGATGTGGTTCTCACTTTTCGTGGTCACCGCCATCGGTGCCTTCATGGGCCCGCAGATCTGGCTGCGCATGTATTCGGTCAAGCACGGCAAGCTCTTCAACCTGATGCCATTTCTGCTGGGACTGGCCGCATTCGCCTACGTGGGCTCGGTACTGTCGGGTTATTCCGGCGTGTTGCTGGAGCCGGGTGTGGATAACCCGGACCAGATTCTGCCCATCATGCTGATGGAGTACGCGCCTTACCTGCTCGCCTCGCTGATCATGGCCGCCGGCGCCTCGGCGGCGATGTCGACCGCCAATTCGCAGATCCACGCGGTCTCGACCATCGTTACCATGGATATCTACAAGCGCTACGTGAACCGCGACGCGAGCCAAGCGCGCATCGTAACCATCGGGCGCTACTCGCTGGTCGGGTTTTCATTGGCGGCCTACATCATGGCGCTGGCGGTGCCCGGCGTGCTGGTGACCATCGGCATTGCGGCCCTGGCCGGCACCGCCCAGCTCATCGTCCCCACCGTCGGCGCGATCACTTGGAAAAGGGCTCACCCCACCGCTGCGCTGGTCGGCCTGCTCGGCGGCGTGGCCTGCGTGCTGCTGATGACTTTCGGGCCGCTGGCCGCGCCCTTTGGCTTTCACGCTGGCGTCTGGGGGCTTTTGCTCAACGTGGCGCTTTTAATGGGCTTGAGCATGGCGCTTGCGCGGCGTGACCGTGACGTGGTGGAGCGCTTCGAGCGTGCCCGCGGCGAGTACGACGCCGAGTACCACCCTGAGCGCGCAACCGACACGCCCGCCGTTGGCGAAACCGCGGGCCACCGAGGCCTATGA